One window of Lepus europaeus isolate LE1 chromosome Y, mLepTim1.pri, whole genome shotgun sequence genomic DNA carries:
- the LOC133754078 gene encoding LOW QUALITY PROTEIN: G-rich sequence factor 1-like (The sequence of the model RefSeq protein was modified relative to this genomic sequence to represent the inferred CDS: substituted 1 base at 1 genomic stop codon): protein MPVGLLLLLGAAAAAASQTRGLQFGPAPAGRLEGPLLTATSAAATAAASYPALRAPLLQSLAVAMGPVRGYSQESKTTYLEDLPPLPEYELAPSKIGEEVDDVFLIRAQGLPWLCTVEDVLNFFSDCRICNGKNGIHFLLNRDGKXRGDALIEMESEQDVQKALEKDCMYMGQQYMEVYEINNEDVDALMKSLQVKSSPVVNDGVFHLRGLPYSCNEKDIVDFFAGLNIVDITFVMDYRGRRKTGEAYVQFEEPEMANQALLKHREEIGNWYIEIFPSRRNEVRTHIGCHKGKKMASSPTAKYITEPEVVSEEHEVNEDIHPITAFESEKEIELPKEMSEKLLEAVKLGTTLSLHFVHMRGLPFQANAQDFFAPLKPVRITMECSSSGKATGEADVHFETHEDAVAAMLKDRSHVHHRYIELFLNSCPKGK, encoded by the exons ATGCCTGT aggcctgctgctgctgcttggggCCGCTgcagctgccgcctcccagaCACGCGGCCTCCAGTTCGGGCCTGCGCCCGCCGGGAGGCTGGAGGGCCCGCTGCTCACCGCCACCTCCGCCGCAGCCACGGCTGCTGCCTCCTACCCGGCCCTGCGCGCCCCTCTGCTGCAGTCGCTGGCAGTGGCCATGGGCCCGGTGCGGGGCTAcagccaggagtccaaaactACCTACCTGGAAGACCTTCCACCACTCCCTGAGTATGAATTGGCCCCATCCAAGATAGGAGAGGAAGTGGATGATGTTTTTCTCATTCGAGCTCAAGGATTGCCCTGGTTGTGCACTGTGGAAGATGTGCTTAACTTTTTCTCAGACTGCAGAATCTGCAATGGCAAGAATGGAATACACTTCCTCTTAAATAGAGATGGGAAATGAAGGGGTGATGCCTTAATTGAAATGGAGTCAGAGCAAGATGTGCAGAAGGCCTTAGAGAAGGACTGCATGTACATGGGGCAGCAGTACATGGAAGTATATGAGATAAACAATGAAGATGTGGATGCCTTAATGAAGAGCCTACAGGTCAAATCTTCACCTGTGGTAAATGATGGTGTGTTTCATTTGCGAGGACTTCCTTATAGTTGCAATGAGAAAGACATTGTAGACTTCTTTGCAGGTCTGAATATAGTGGACATTACTTTTGTGATGGActacagagggagaagaaaaacagGAGAGGCCTATGTGCAGTTTGAAGAACCCGAGATGGCCAACCAAGCCCTGTTGAAACACAGGGAAGAAATTGGTAACTGGTATATAGAGATATTTCCAAGCAGAAGGAATGAAGTTCGAACACACATTGGCTGTCATAAGGGAAAGAAAATGGCATCTTCTCCTACTGCTAAATATATAACTGAGCCCGAAGTGGTTTCTGAAGAAcatgaagtaaatgaggatattCACCCCATAACAGCATTTGAAAGTGAGAAGGAAATAGAGTTGCCTAAGGAGATGTCAGAAAAGCTTCTAGAGGCTGTGAAGCTGGGAACTACCCTGTCACTGCATTTTGTCCACATGAGAGGACTGCCTTTCCAAGCCAATGCCCAAGACTTTTTTGCTCCACTGAAGCCTGTGAGGATCACCATGGAATGTAGCTCCAGCGGGAAGGCCACCGGGGAGGCCGACGTGCACTTTGAGACCCACGAGGACGCCGTTGCCGCCATGCTCAAGGACCGGTCCCATGTCCATCATAGGTATATTGAACTGTTCCTAAATTCATgtccaaaaggaaaataa